A section of the Mesobacillus jeotgali genome encodes:
- a CDS encoding transcription repressor NadR produces MSEPTKILGDERRGFILKRLQESREPITGSELAAVTNVSRQVIVGDITLLKARNEPIIATSQGYLYMHASRPAGAERIIACSHDPNRTEEELLLLVDHGVTVKDVKIEHPVYGDLTASIMVSNRYEVKQFMEKIRSTNASYLSELTDGIHLHTISAPTEKALDEAEQTLRKADFLIDLA; encoded by the coding sequence ATGAGTGAACCTACCAAAATCCTTGGAGATGAACGAAGGGGATTCATCCTAAAGCGTCTGCAGGAAAGCCGTGAGCCAATCACCGGCAGCGAGCTGGCTGCGGTTACGAATGTCAGCAGGCAGGTCATTGTCGGCGATATCACTCTGCTGAAAGCCAGGAATGAACCAATCATCGCTACGAGCCAGGGATATTTATATATGCACGCTTCCCGGCCAGCAGGAGCAGAACGAATCATCGCCTGCTCCCACGACCCTAATAGGACTGAAGAAGAACTTCTGCTTCTTGTCGATCACGGTGTAACAGTAAAAGACGTAAAAATAGAACACCCTGTATATGGGGATTTAACCGCATCAATCATGGTCTCAAACCGTTATGAGGTAAAGCAGTTCATGGAAAAAATACGATCCACTAATGCTTCCTATCTTTCAGAGCTGACCGACGGCATCCATCTGCACACTATTTCTGCCCCAACGGAGAAGGCACTTGATGAAGCGGAACAAACGCTAAGAAAAGCGGACTTTCTTATTGATTTGGCATAA
- the pheA gene encoding prephenate dehydratase yields MKVGYLGPKATFTDYAARKLFNEAERIPFVSIPECMDAASEGEIDAAIVPLENSIEGSVNLTVDYLVHETDLHIIGEAVVPIRQHLLVHQDNLEKWRNAELICSHPHALAQCHKFLHKEFKGISLEHMASTAAAAKFVQEHPEQNIAAIANSLAAEEYDGLVLAQQNIHDYSYNHTVFAVLAKPEKEIQLDQGEEFKTSLMITLPSDQAGALHQVLSAFSWRKLNLSKIESRPMKTGLGKYFFIIDINLKMDEVLIPGAIAEIEALGCTVKMLGSYSSHKI; encoded by the coding sequence TTGAAAGTAGGATATCTGGGACCGAAAGCAACATTTACGGATTATGCTGCCAGAAAACTGTTTAACGAGGCAGAGAGAATTCCGTTTGTAAGCATACCAGAATGCATGGATGCTGCTTCAGAAGGCGAGATTGATGCAGCAATTGTCCCTTTGGAAAATTCAATTGAGGGATCTGTTAATCTAACAGTCGATTACCTGGTTCATGAAACGGACCTGCATATCATTGGCGAAGCGGTAGTGCCGATCAGGCAGCATTTACTTGTTCATCAGGACAATCTCGAAAAATGGAGAAATGCAGAATTAATCTGCAGCCATCCTCACGCACTTGCACAGTGCCATAAGTTTTTACATAAAGAATTCAAAGGGATTTCGCTCGAACATATGGCTTCCACAGCGGCAGCCGCTAAATTTGTACAAGAACATCCAGAGCAAAATATCGCAGCCATTGCGAATAGTCTGGCTGCCGAAGAATATGATGGCCTCGTCCTCGCTCAGCAAAATATCCATGACTACAGCTATAACCATACTGTCTTCGCTGTCCTGGCAAAGCCAGAGAAGGAAATCCAACTGGATCAGGGAGAAGAGTTCAAAACAAGTTTGATGATTACTCTGCCTTCGGACCAGGCAGGAGCACTGCATCAAGTTTTGTCAGCATTTTCATGGCGGAAACTCAACCTTTCCAAAATTGAATCCCGTCCAATGAAAACAGGTCTTGGAAAATACTTTTTCATTATTGATATTAACTTGAAAATGGATGAAGTATTGATTCCTGGAGCCATTGCTGAAATTGAGGCCTTGGGCTGCACCGTTAAGATGCTCGGAAGCTATTCCAGCCATAAAATATAA
- a CDS encoding ACT domain-containing protein, producing the protein MKQNQDKKFYLVREDVLPEAMKKTLEAKEMIERGKAESVWDAVQRVDLSRSAFYKYRDTVFPFHTVVKERIISLFFQLEDRSGTLSELLSTVAATGCNVLTIHQTIPLQGRANVTLSLNVTEMRVEMDEMLGMLNRLEFVEKVEVLGTGA; encoded by the coding sequence ATGAAGCAAAATCAAGATAAAAAATTTTATCTCGTTCGGGAAGACGTCCTGCCGGAAGCAATGAAGAAAACGCTTGAGGCTAAGGAAATGATTGAACGAGGCAAGGCGGAGTCCGTCTGGGACGCAGTTCAAAGGGTCGACTTGAGCAGGAGTGCATTTTACAAATACCGGGACACTGTTTTTCCGTTCCATACAGTAGTGAAAGAACGGATCATTTCGCTGTTTTTTCAGCTTGAAGACAGGTCTGGTACCCTTTCGGAGCTTTTGAGCACTGTCGCTGCTACTGGCTGCAATGTTTTGACCATCCATCAGACCATTCCTCTGCAAGGCAGGGCCAATGTTACGCTTAGCTTGAATGTCACCGAAATGAGAGTTGAAATGGACGAGATGCTTGGAATGCTGAATAGACTTGAATTCGTGGAAAAAGTAGAAGTTCTGGGCACAGGTGCCTAA
- the obgE gene encoding GTPase ObgE: protein MFVDQVKIYVKGGDGGDGMVAFRREKYVPKGGPAGGDGGNGANVVFQVEEGLRTLMDFRYQRHFKAPRGEHGMSKNQHGKNSKDMIVKVPPGTIVSDAETGAIIADLVEHGQQAVIARGGRGGRGNSRFATPANPAPELSEKGEPGQEREIIMELKLLADVGLVGFPSVGKSTLLSVVSAARPKIAEYHFTTIAPNLGMVETEDGRSFVLADLPGLIEGAHSGVGLGHQFLRHIERTRVIIHVIDMAATEGRDPYEDYLTINNELKEYNLRLTERPQVIVANKMDMPDAEENLKVFKEKVGDDHPVFPISAVTREGLRELLFAVADLIEKTPEFPLIDEEVLEKDENRVMYKHEKAEQEFQITREPDGTFVISGDSIERLFKMTDFSRDESVQRFARQMRGMGIDDALRERGAKDGDTVKLLEYEFEFVE, encoded by the coding sequence ATGTTTGTCGATCAGGTAAAGATTTATGTAAAAGGCGGGGACGGCGGCGATGGAATGGTCGCGTTCAGACGTGAAAAATATGTACCGAAGGGCGGTCCTGCCGGCGGTGATGGCGGAAACGGCGCGAATGTGGTATTCCAGGTGGAAGAAGGATTGCGTACACTAATGGATTTCAGGTACCAGCGCCATTTTAAGGCACCGCGCGGCGAGCACGGAATGTCTAAGAACCAGCATGGCAAAAACTCGAAGGATATGATCGTAAAGGTTCCTCCAGGGACAATCGTGTCTGACGCAGAAACTGGCGCAATCATTGCCGATCTGGTGGAGCATGGACAGCAAGCTGTCATCGCAAGGGGTGGACGAGGCGGACGCGGGAACTCACGATTCGCTACTCCTGCCAATCCGGCTCCTGAGCTTTCTGAAAAAGGCGAGCCTGGCCAGGAACGCGAAATTATCATGGAATTAAAGCTGCTGGCTGATGTAGGTTTGGTTGGTTTCCCAAGTGTAGGGAAATCGACATTATTATCCGTGGTTTCAGCAGCAAGACCGAAAATCGCAGAATATCACTTCACTACGATTGCTCCAAATTTAGGGATGGTCGAAACGGAGGATGGAAGAAGCTTTGTTTTAGCAGATTTGCCAGGTCTTATTGAGGGAGCACACTCTGGTGTGGGCCTTGGACACCAATTCCTGCGTCATATCGAACGTACAAGAGTTATCATCCACGTAATTGATATGGCAGCGACTGAAGGCCGCGATCCTTATGAAGATTATCTGACCATCAATAATGAGTTAAAAGAATACAACTTAAGGCTGACGGAAAGACCACAAGTCATAGTCGCAAATAAAATGGACATGCCTGATGCCGAAGAGAACCTGAAAGTGTTCAAGGAAAAGGTGGGGGACGATCACCCTGTTTTCCCTATCTCAGCTGTTACAAGAGAAGGTCTGCGTGAATTATTATTCGCGGTTGCTGACCTGATTGAAAAGACGCCGGAATTCCCGCTCATTGATGAAGAAGTATTAGAAAAAGATGAAAACCGAGTAATGTACAAGCATGAAAAAGCTGAACAGGAATTCCAGATTACCCGAGAACCGGATGGAACATTTGTCATTTCCGGTGACAGTATTGAAAGGCTGTTCAAGATGACTGATTTTTCAAGAGATGAATCTGTACAAAGATTCGCCCGTCAGATGCGTGGCATGGGCATTGATGATGCTCTTCGTGAAAGAGGCGCAAAAGATGGAGATACAGTCAAGCTCCTTGAATATGAATTTGAATTCGTGGAGTAG
- a CDS encoding Spo0B C-terminal domain-containing protein — MKREWDTIEVLRHERHDWMNKLQLIKGNLSLNKVDRAKEIIEEIIMEARQDAKLSNLRLPQFASTLLTCNWESHHFQLEYEVMDSQNFHRLDDQLLTDWTEQLFETLNSSIEPYQENHLSVTIEPQEKGIGFFFDFSGIIKDKNRLESFLDQQPGKNMKIISDGVVEGELTIEVFLETLKGNINSDN; from the coding sequence ATGAAAAGAGAGTGGGATACAATCGAGGTTTTGCGCCATGAGCGCCATGATTGGATGAATAAGCTTCAGTTAATTAAAGGGAATTTATCGCTGAATAAAGTGGACCGGGCTAAAGAGATCATTGAAGAAATTATCATGGAAGCCAGGCAGGATGCAAAGCTATCAAATTTACGTCTTCCTCAGTTTGCCTCTACATTGTTAACCTGCAATTGGGAGAGTCATCATTTCCAACTGGAATACGAAGTCATGGACTCCCAGAACTTCCACAGATTAGATGACCAGCTGTTGACAGACTGGACAGAGCAGCTTTTTGAAACATTGAATTCTTCAATTGAACCATATCAGGAAAACCATCTCTCCGTCACAATTGAACCACAGGAGAAAGGAATCGGGTTCTTTTTTGATTTTAGCGGAATAATAAAGGATAAAAATCGCTTAGAAAGCTTTCTCGACCAGCAACCCGGAAAAAACATGAAAATTATTTCGGATGGTGTGGTCGAAGGGGAACTGACAATCGAAGTTTTCTTGGAAACACTCAAGGGAAACATAAATAGCGATAACTAA
- the rpmA gene encoding 50S ribosomal protein L27, whose translation MLRLDLQFFASKKGVGSTKNGRDSIAKRLGAKRADGQFVTGGSILYRQRGTKIYPGVNVGKGGDDTLFAKVDGVVKFERLGRDRKQVSVYPAAQEA comes from the coding sequence ATGTTAAGATTAGATCTTCAATTCTTCGCTTCTAAGAAGGGTGTAGGTTCAACTAAGAACGGACGTGACTCTATCGCTAAGCGTCTAGGCGCTAAGCGTGCAGATGGTCAATTCGTAACTGGTGGTTCTATCCTTTACCGTCAGCGCGGAACTAAAATCTACCCAGGTGTAAACGTGGGTAAAGGTGGAGATGACACTCTATTCGCTAAGGTTGACGGCGTCGTTAAATTCGAACGTCTTGGCCGTGACCGCAAGCAAGTAAGTGTTTATCCAGCAGCTCAAGAAGCGTAA
- a CDS encoding ribosomal-processing cysteine protease Prp, giving the protein MIRATINRTKSGSIQSFTISGHAGYAAHGSDIVCAGVSTISIGTVNSIIGLTGVTPDIEQGADGFLRCEIPDNLPEETQEKIQLLLESMVITLQSMEKEYGKHIKLTFKK; this is encoded by the coding sequence ATGATTCGTGCAACGATTAATCGTACAAAATCCGGAAGCATCCAGTCGTTTACGATTAGCGGCCATGCTGGATATGCTGCCCATGGCAGCGACATTGTCTGTGCAGGTGTTTCGACCATATCGATTGGGACAGTCAATTCCATCATTGGGTTGACAGGAGTCACGCCGGACATTGAACAGGGCGCAGACGGTTTTCTCCGCTGTGAAATCCCGGACAATTTGCCTGAGGAAACACAGGAGAAAATTCAGCTGCTACTCGAAAGCATGGTCATTACATTGCAATCGATGGAAAAAGAGTACGGAAAGCACATAAAATTAACCTTCAAAAAGTAG
- the rplU gene encoding 50S ribosomal protein L21 has protein sequence MYAIIETGGKQVKVEEGQAIYIEKLNAAEGETVTFDKVLFVGGDNVKVGSPVVEGATVTAKVEKNGRQKKIIVFKYKAKKNNRKKQGHRQPYTKVVIEKINA, from the coding sequence ATGTACGCAATTATCGAAACTGGCGGCAAGCAAGTAAAGGTAGAAGAAGGACAAGCAATCTACATTGAAAAGCTAAACGCTGCTGAAGGCGAAACTGTAACTTTTGACAAGGTTCTTTTTGTAGGTGGCGATAACGTTAAAGTTGGTAGCCCAGTAGTTGAAGGCGCAACTGTAACTGCTAAAGTTGAAAAGAATGGCCGTCAAAAGAAAATCATCGTTTTCAAGTACAAGGCGAAAAAGAACAATCGTAAGAAGCAAGGTCATCGTCAGCCTTACACTAAAGTAGTTATCGAAAAGATCAACGCTTAA
- a CDS encoding Rne/Rng family ribonuclease — protein sequence MMDQLIINANLREKRFAFVKNGEVEKVYIEQPGQQSLVGNIYLGIVENVIPGMNAAFVNFGEGTSGFLQKDRLPSFILSEDENKAARPIGSYVHQGEKLLVQVEKDAAGTKGARLTGVIELPGENIIYMPKGKYIAVSKKAESTETRARWREFASKVKTSEEGIIFRTESLHQPEENIIRELEQQRNQYAELVKSVSAMKKPGLVFSRDYFFEQALTALTTVKNGSVIVDDLEFKKKIEPYIPETIEIEFYNGKPSVFSFYKIEAEIERLLKRIVWLDKGAYMVIDQAEALTVIDVNTGKFSGKTDLRDTVMKTNMRAAIEAARQLRLRDMAGIILIDFIDMKSNDERDRVLKTLQKELIHDERRTRIVGFTELGILQLTRKKTKQSVAETLTEKCGTCGGSGQVLSSETMAYRLERELWEYKNSDYEEILISATDEVIRHFSGDGDIHKLRLETALGFRIKFSVSDAAKPFYKILQVGASTEQG from the coding sequence ATGATGGACCAGTTAATCATCAATGCAAATTTAAGAGAAAAACGCTTCGCTTTCGTTAAGAATGGCGAGGTTGAAAAAGTATATATAGAGCAGCCAGGCCAGCAGTCACTGGTCGGAAATATCTATCTTGGCATCGTAGAAAATGTGATACCAGGGATGAACGCAGCATTCGTCAATTTTGGCGAAGGAACGAGCGGTTTTTTGCAAAAAGACCGTCTGCCCTCCTTCATTCTGTCAGAGGATGAAAATAAAGCGGCCCGCCCAATTGGATCATATGTCCACCAGGGAGAAAAGCTGCTGGTGCAGGTTGAAAAGGATGCAGCCGGGACCAAAGGTGCAAGGCTGACAGGGGTTATTGAACTGCCCGGCGAGAATATCATATATATGCCAAAGGGCAAGTACATAGCAGTGTCAAAAAAGGCAGAATCCACGGAAACCAGGGCAAGATGGAGAGAGTTTGCCAGCAAGGTAAAAACATCCGAGGAGGGCATCATTTTCCGGACGGAAAGCCTGCATCAGCCAGAGGAAAATATCATCAGGGAGCTTGAACAGCAGAGAAATCAGTATGCTGAATTGGTGAAATCAGTGTCCGCCATGAAAAAGCCGGGACTCGTATTCAGCAGGGACTATTTTTTTGAACAGGCATTGACCGCCCTTACAACTGTCAAAAATGGTTCAGTTATTGTGGATGATCTGGAGTTCAAGAAAAAAATCGAACCCTATATTCCAGAAACTATTGAAATCGAATTTTATAATGGGAAACCGTCTGTTTTTTCTTTCTATAAAATAGAAGCGGAGATTGAGCGGCTGTTGAAAAGAATAGTGTGGCTGGATAAAGGTGCCTATATGGTCATCGACCAGGCAGAGGCTCTTACGGTCATAGATGTAAACACAGGCAAATTTTCCGGTAAAACGGATTTGCGGGACACGGTCATGAAAACTAATATGAGAGCAGCGATAGAGGCAGCAAGGCAGCTGAGGCTCAGGGATATGGCTGGCATCATTCTGATTGATTTTATCGATATGAAAAGTAATGACGAGCGGGACAGAGTATTGAAAACACTTCAAAAAGAATTGATCCATGATGAACGCAGAACCCGGATTGTTGGTTTCACCGAACTTGGAATCCTCCAGCTGACAAGGAAGAAGACGAAACAGTCTGTGGCCGAGACACTGACAGAAAAATGCGGGACATGCGGCGGCTCGGGTCAGGTGCTAAGCTCGGAAACAATGGCTTACAGGCTGGAGCGGGAGTTGTGGGAATACAAAAATTCGGATTATGAAGAAATCCTTATCTCTGCCACAGATGAAGTGATCAGACATTTTTCCGGAGACGGAGATATCCATAAATTGAGGCTTGAAACAGCGCTTGGCTTTAGGATAAAATTCTCGGTGTCAGATGCGGCGAAGCCTTTTTATAAAATCCTTCAGGTTGGTGCTTCGACAGAACAGGGTTGA
- a CDS encoding M50 family metallopeptidase codes for MNKTFELVRKIHFHPLLWVVIALAVATAHFIELMMVLLIIFVHEIGHGAAASFFSWRIKKIALLPFGGVAEMDEHGNRPLKEELIVVLAGPLQHIWLMGLSYLLFIAGVFPEKWHQLFMEYNIMILIFNLIPIWPLDGGKLMFILLSMNTSFQEAHLRTLNVSIGILVIFAASLLAIAPLTLNVWVIIGFLAFSLYFEWKQRRFTFMRFLMERHYGSKLDLRELKPISTSENEMVGQVLEKFQRGCKHPIIVKRQNGKEMIMDENELLHAFFSEKLLTAKIGDLLYTY; via the coding sequence TTGAATAAAACCTTTGAATTAGTGCGAAAAATCCACTTCCACCCTTTACTCTGGGTGGTCATCGCCCTTGCTGTTGCGACTGCGCACTTTATAGAGCTGATGATGGTGCTGCTGATTATTTTTGTTCATGAAATAGGACATGGAGCTGCAGCCTCTTTTTTTTCGTGGCGAATAAAGAAAATCGCCTTGCTGCCATTTGGCGGTGTGGCTGAGATGGATGAACACGGCAACAGGCCGTTAAAAGAAGAACTGATTGTTGTTCTGGCGGGTCCATTACAGCATATCTGGCTGATGGGACTTTCTTATTTGCTCTTCATTGCTGGAGTTTTCCCGGAAAAATGGCATCAGTTATTTATGGAATATAATATAATGATCCTCATTTTTAATCTGATACCAATTTGGCCGTTGGACGGGGGGAAGCTGATGTTTATTCTGCTTTCAATGAACACATCCTTTCAGGAAGCACATCTGCGTACCCTGAATGTTTCCATTGGGATACTGGTGATTTTTGCGGCTAGCCTCCTGGCAATCGCACCGCTTACCTTGAATGTCTGGGTAATCATTGGGTTCCTGGCGTTTTCATTGTATTTTGAATGGAAGCAGCGGAGGTTTACGTTCATGCGCTTTTTAATGGAGAGGCATTATGGAAGTAAGCTGGACTTGCGGGAGCTCAAACCGATCAGCACCAGCGAGAATGAGATGGTTGGCCAGGTTCTCGAAAAATTCCAGCGTGGCTGCAAGCATCCAATCATCGTCAAGCGTCAGAATGGCAAAGAAATGATCATGGATGAGAATGAATTGCTCCATGCGTTTTTTAGCGAAAAATTATTGACCGCCAAAATAGGAGATTTGCTTTACACCTACTAA
- a CDS encoding M23 family metallopeptidase: protein MNSRADDIRRRMMKRKKERERMDKMSDNRFFSTEEERHGFDRIPSYDMGPGEGGHPLFKKEVFLFKILASACLVLIIAIIFRSPSEKAVTFQQYVKHTMDQEFQFAAVSDWYENQFGKPLALLPAKNSGEEKENEVASDNEYALPASGKILEDFGDNGQRIMIETGQGAGVEAMDEGLVHFVGIKEGFGKTVIVQHADKSETWYGNLDKIDVNLYEYISKGAKVGTAMDSDDGLKGSFYFAIKKGDDFIDPVQVIKFE from the coding sequence ATGAACTCGAGGGCTGATGATATAAGGAGAAGGATGATGAAGCGGAAAAAGGAACGGGAAAGGATGGACAAAATGAGTGATAACCGCTTTTTCTCAACAGAGGAAGAGCGGCATGGTTTTGACAGAATTCCATCCTATGATATGGGACCGGGAGAAGGAGGCCATCCGTTATTCAAGAAAGAAGTGTTTCTGTTCAAGATATTAGCTTCTGCCTGCCTGGTCCTGATTATTGCAATTATTTTCCGGAGCCCTTCCGAAAAAGCGGTGACTTTCCAGCAGTATGTGAAGCATACAATGGATCAGGAGTTCCAGTTTGCGGCTGTTTCAGACTGGTACGAAAATCAATTCGGCAAGCCTTTGGCACTGCTTCCTGCCAAAAATTCTGGCGAAGAAAAAGAGAATGAGGTGGCTTCTGACAATGAATATGCTCTTCCTGCTTCCGGGAAAATTCTGGAGGATTTCGGTGACAATGGACAGAGAATCATGATTGAAACAGGCCAGGGTGCAGGTGTAGAGGCGATGGATGAAGGGCTTGTCCACTTTGTCGGAATCAAAGAGGGCTTTGGTAAAACAGTGATTGTCCAGCATGCAGACAAAAGTGAGACCTGGTACGGAAATCTGGACAAAATCGATGTGAATCTCTATGAGTACATTTCTAAGGGGGCGAAGGTTGGGACAGCAATGGACAGTGATGATGGTCTTAAGGGTTCTTTCTATTTCGCGATAAAAAAAGGGGATGACTTCATAGATCCCGTCCAGGTGATCAAGTTTGAATAA
- the minD gene encoding septum site-determining protein MinD, translating to MGEAIVVTSGKGGVGKTTTSANIGTALALQGKRVCLVDTDIGLRNLDVVMGLENRIIYDLVDVIEGRCKIHQALVKDKRFDDHLYLLPAAQTSDKTAVQPEQMRKLVNELKQDYDYIIIDCPAGIEQGYKNAVAGADKAIVVTTPEVSAVRDADRIIGLLEKEENVESPKLVINRIRSHMMKNGDMLDVDEITTHLSIDLIGIVADDDEVIRASNHGEPIALNPNSKASIAYRNIARRILGESVPLQQLDNESKGMFSKIKKFFGVR from the coding sequence GTGGGAGAAGCGATTGTAGTTACATCCGGAAAAGGCGGGGTTGGCAAAACAACAACTTCTGCTAATATAGGCACAGCTTTGGCCCTTCAAGGCAAAAGAGTCTGCCTTGTCGATACAGACATTGGCTTGCGCAACCTGGACGTGGTTATGGGCCTTGAAAACCGCATCATTTATGATCTTGTTGATGTTATTGAAGGCAGATGCAAAATCCATCAGGCACTGGTTAAAGACAAGCGCTTCGATGACCATCTTTATTTGCTTCCAGCTGCCCAGACGAGCGACAAAACTGCAGTCCAGCCTGAGCAAATGAGAAAATTGGTTAATGAACTGAAGCAGGACTATGATTATATCATTATCGATTGTCCCGCAGGAATCGAGCAAGGCTACAAAAATGCCGTTGCAGGAGCAGACAAGGCGATTGTCGTGACCACACCGGAGGTTTCCGCTGTAAGGGATGCTGACAGGATTATCGGCCTGCTTGAAAAAGAAGAAAATGTTGAATCTCCGAAATTAGTGATAAACAGAATTCGCAGCCATATGATGAAAAATGGCGACATGCTCGATGTCGATGAGATTACCACACATTTATCCATCGATTTGATCGGGATTGTTGCGGACGATGATGAAGTCATCAGAGCATCCAATCACGGCGAACCAATCGCCCTGAACCCAAACAGCAAAGCTTCTATCGCCTACAGGAATATTGCCCGCAGGATTCTTGGCGAATCCGTACCATTGCAGCAGCTGGATAACGAAAGTAAAGGCATGTTCTCCAAAATCAAAAAATTCTTTGGTGTCCGCTAA
- the minC gene encoding septum site-determining protein MinC: MKKTQNVTIKGTKDGLTLHLDDTCSYDDLKKELERKLSNSTRVQEEQQLLSVKVKVGNRYLTKAQEEELKDLIRQKRNLIVEDLETNVISKDEADKLRQETEIVPVAKVIRSGQVLEITGDLLLIGDVNPGGTVKATGNIFIMGALKGIAHAGSAGNDEAVIAASVMKPSQLRISDCINRAPDEAAEDENRIMECAYISDTKQIVVDRLQVLMKKRPNLTRFEGGL; this comes from the coding sequence ATGAAGAAAACACAAAATGTGACAATTAAAGGGACAAAAGATGGCCTTACGCTCCATTTGGATGATACTTGCTCTTACGACGATTTGAAAAAAGAGTTAGAGAGGAAGCTTTCAAATTCTACACGAGTACAGGAGGAGCAGCAGCTGCTTTCTGTTAAGGTGAAGGTAGGGAATCGGTACCTTACGAAGGCCCAGGAGGAAGAACTAAAAGACCTGATCCGGCAAAAAAGGAATCTGATCGTCGAGGACCTTGAGACGAATGTTATTTCCAAAGACGAAGCTGACAAACTTCGGCAGGAGACTGAAATCGTTCCTGTTGCCAAAGTGATACGCTCCGGACAGGTTCTTGAAATTACCGGTGATCTGCTGCTCATTGGAGACGTGAATCCCGGGGGGACCGTGAAGGCGACGGGGAATATATTTATCATGGGTGCCTTAAAAGGAATTGCACATGCCGGTTCAGCAGGCAATGATGAAGCGGTCATCGCTGCGTCGGTCATGAAGCCATCCCAGCTCAGGATCAGCGACTGCATAAACCGTGCTCCGGACGAAGCGGCAGAGGATGAAAATCGCATCATGGAATGTGCGTACATATCAGACACTAAACAAATCGTTGTTGATAGATTGCAAGTTTTAATGAAAAAAAGACCTAATTTAACTAGATTCGAAGGAGGCCTCTAA
- the mreD gene encoding rod shape-determining protein MreD gives MIRFLLPALFVFLFILESLFVELLPAELFDSDRILVPHFLMAGILFLTAYLSPKHGILYGLIFGLLFDLVYTEIIGIYLFMFPFIAYLFANMMRILQGNVLIVSFLSLFGIAVLEMGVYQLMLLIKITDLDFSTYVKIRLVPTLILNLAFIILAAYPFKKQFENAADRIRND, from the coding sequence TTGATCCGTTTCCTGCTCCCCGCGCTTTTCGTTTTTTTATTCATCCTTGAAAGTTTGTTTGTCGAGTTATTGCCAGCAGAGTTATTTGATAGTGACAGAATCCTTGTGCCGCATTTCCTCATGGCCGGAATTCTGTTTTTGACGGCATATTTGAGTCCAAAGCATGGAATTCTTTACGGACTCATTTTTGGATTGCTTTTCGATCTCGTTTACACAGAAATTATTGGGATCTACCTATTCATGTTCCCGTTTATTGCCTATTTGTTTGCAAATATGATGAGGATTCTGCAAGGAAATGTGTTGATTGTGTCTTTCCTGTCCCTCTTCGGGATTGCAGTTTTGGAAATGGGAGTTTATCAGCTGATGCTGTTAATTAAAATAACTGACCTGGACTTTTCGACCTATGTTAAAATAAGACTAGTCCCAACATTGATTTTGAACCTGGCTTTTATCATCCTGGCTGCCTACCCGTTCAAAAAGCAATTCGAAAATGCTGCTGACAGAATTAGAAACGATTAA